GGTGTGCGTACCAGAACCCAGCAGCAAACACCTTTGTGCCAGAAACACTGTGTAAGAGACAATTACCTCAGAAAACACCTGATGGCCTCCACTGTCCTTTGAGGGTCAGACAGGAAAAAATAATGGTGGGTCTGTGACCATTCAAGCACCTGCCCTTCCTTGCATTGGGTCTTGAACTGCTGGATGGAGGCTTGTTGCCAGGGCACCATCACCTCAGACCGAAAAGCAACCTGCTGCTGGGAAGCATCATCTTCTGTAGGGTGATCCTCTGGAAACAGGGCATAAATCGCCAGAGCAGGGCACTGGATTCCAGTGTAATCTGGCTGATGCTGGTCTGTCGCTGGCAGGAGGCTGGAGGCCAGAGGCCTCAGGTGCAGCCGTCCCTCTGTTTCCAGCAGCATGTTCTGCAGGTCGGCTTCGAGGGCGTGAGTCCAGAAGCCGTATTGCTGCTGGGCATTGTGACGAAACTCTTCTGGCGTGTGGGGCTGTGGGGAAGCCTGTCCTGACTGCAAGGGGTCCTTGCGGATGCGATCCAGAACCCCACTCCGATCATAAGCAGCATCCAGATAGATCAGGGCTCGAAAGCGCCAGGGCTGCAGGGTTGCAGCGAGGGTCATTTCATTGCCAGCGATGGAGTGTCCCACCAGCACCACATCTGTGAGGTTCAGGTGGTCCAGGAAGGTCAAAACATCCGAGGCCAGTGTCTGTGGGCTATAATCTCCATCTGTGGGCGCATCCGACCGACCATGCCCTCTGCGGCTGAAAGCAAAGCAATGAAAGTTGCTGGAGAACGCAGGAATGATGTCCTGGAAAACAAACGGCGTGTGGCCCATTCCTGTGAGCCACACCATAGGCAGTCCAGCAGGGGACCATTCCAGATGTTGAAGGTTCAGACCATTGATGTGGTTTGTTCCCAAGTGAGGATTCTGCATTTGGTTCAATCCTTTCCAGATGCCTGTGAACATCTGGGAGTCCCTGGGCTGTTCAAAACAGCATCTGCAATGACCTGCTGCACGATCTCCTTCAAGAGGGTGATGGCTGCACTGGGATTCGGGTCCACCTGATACAGGGCCAGTGGAACCGTGCGGAGCTCAGGGAGTGTTCCATCTTGCATCACCTGCACGGTGGAAGGAAGGCCCAGAGGGGTGCGGATGGTGACCCCCAGGCCAGCAGACACCGCAGCATAAAGTCCTGAAAGGCTCGGGCTGGTGAAAGCCACTCTCCAGGGCACCTTTGCAGCGTCCAGATGGGTTGTTCCTTCCGTGCGAAAAAGGCAGGGGGCTTCAAAGGCTGCCAGGGGCAGCGGGTCAGCGGGTTGAAAGGCCAGCGATCTGTTGTGCGCAGGCCCAATCCAGACCATGGGCATTTCGGCAAGTCTACACATGTGCTGTGGGGCACTTCCATCGTCCCACAGCAGGGCGAGGTCCAGCTGTCCAGCATCCACAGCTTCCCGGAGAACCCGGTTGCGGGCCACCCGCACCTCAATGCGGATTTTCGGGTGGCTGCGTACAAAGCGACCCAGCACTTCAGGCAAGATCCCCTCTGCGAAATCCTCCTGCATACCCAGTCGCACCTGACCATCAAGGTTCAGGCCGCGCAGTCTGGTGACGGTCTCATCGTTGAGGTCCAGCAACCTGCGGGCCTGCACCAGCAGAACCTCTCCTGCTTCGGTGAGGGACAGGCCCCGGCCAGACTTCTGAAAAATGACCGTCCCAGTTTGTTGTTCCAGTTTTCTGAGCTGGCTGCTGATGGCAGAGGGGGACCGGGAGAGGTGCTCTGCAGCCTTGCCGTAACTGCCCAGGTCCACCCCGGTCACGAAGGTTCTCAGCACGTCCAGATCCAGGTTCACATGCTTGCGTGGCATGCTTCGATTTTATCAAAGTGTTGCTTCAAAAAGTTCT
The sequence above is drawn from the Deinococcus cellulosilyticus NBRC 106333 = KACC 11606 genome and encodes:
- a CDS encoding alpha/beta fold hydrolase, with the protein product MGTNHINGLNLQHLEWSPAGLPMVWLTGMGHTPFVFQDIIPAFSSNFHCFAFSRRGHGRSDAPTDGDYSPQTLASDVLTFLDHLNLTDVVLVGHSIAGNEMTLAATLQPWRFRALIYLDAAYDRSGVLDRIRKDPLQSGQASPQPHTPEEFRHNAQQQYGFWTHALEADLQNMLLETEGRLHLRPLASSLLPATDQHQPDYTGIQCPALAIYALFPEDHPTEDDASQQQVAFRSEVMVPWQQASIQQFKTQCKEGQVLEWSQTHHYFFLSDPQRTVEAIRCFLR
- a CDS encoding LysR substrate-binding domain-containing protein, whose protein sequence is MPRKHVNLDLDVLRTFVTGVDLGSYGKAAEHLSRSPSAISSQLRKLEQQTGTVIFQKSGRGLSLTEAGEVLLVQARRLLDLNDETVTRLRGLNLDGQVRLGMQEDFAEGILPEVLGRFVRSHPKIRIEVRVARNRVLREAVDAGQLDLALLWDDGSAPQHMCRLAEMPMVWIGPAHNRSLAFQPADPLPLAAFEAPCLFRTEGTTHLDAAKVPWRVAFTSPSLSGLYAAVSAGLGVTIRTPLGLPSTVQVMQDGTLPELRTVPLALYQVDPNPSAAITLLKEIVQQVIADAVLNSPGTPRCSQASGKD